The Flavobacterium sp. 140616W15 sequence CACGATGAGATAAAAGATATTACCCGCAAAGAATGGCGCTTAGTAGAACCTCAAGACAAACCATTCATACTACCTTCTGTTTTACAACAAAAAGCTAAAGAAATTCTTCCGAACAATAAATCGAGTATGATTTCCTTTTACGGAAAAAACCGTTCTGCTATTGTCTATACTTATTCCGACACTGATAACTTATATCTTTATTTTAATCCCTATACCGGAGAATATCTAAAAACAGAAAATCCCGAAACTGACTTTTTTCTCATTGTCGAACACATCCATTTGTATTTGCTTCTACCCGATTATATAGGTAAGCATATCATCGGTGGTGCAACTATTATTTTTATACTTCTTTTAATCACAGGAATCATACAATGGTGGCCTAAGCGCAAAAGCGACATTAAACGCAGCTTAAGTGTAAAATGGTCGGCCAAATGGCGTCGTGTGAATTATGACTGGCATAAAACTTCTGGGTTTTACATCTCAATAATCATTGCAATAATTGCCATAACTGGTTTAACCTTTACTTACGAATGGGTTGGCGATGGAATATACAAAACCTTCAACTTTGGCGGTGATAAGGCTCTAGAAACAAAAGCTCCAATAGTAGACCCCACAAAGTTTGATTACAATACAACTGCAGCAATAGATCGTGCTTTGGTACAGACCATGATAAAAAACCCTAAATCCGAAATGTTTTATGTAACAACTCCACAACAAAAAGGAGATGCTATAAATACAGGTGCATACCCTCATTCGTTACGATACGACCATCAAAGCAATTATTACTTTCATCCCTATGATGGCGAATTAATTCAGAGCGATCCTTTTGAAGAAAAGAGTTTAGGCTTACAAGTTGTTGAAATGAATTATGGAATTCATACGGGACAAATTCTAGATTTGCCAGGAAAGATAATTGCTTTTATAGCTAGTCTAATAGCCGCAAGCTTACCTGTAACAGGATTTATGATTTGGTATGGAAGAAATAAAAAAGGTAAATCTTCAAAAAAATAAGCACAAAAAAAAGGTTGCTCACATGTGAACAACCTTTTTTGGTTTTATAATTAGTCTTAGTTTCTGTTTGCAAGTGCATCTTGTTTCCAGTTTTTCACAGAAGCCACACGACTGTCAGAATAATCTACCTCACTAAGATTCGATCCATTCCAGAAAAACCATTTACCTGTTTTTTCTCCATTCGCATATAACCCTGTAGATTTTTTATTTCCATTTTCATCAAATGCAACCCAGACACCATCTAATTTACCGTCTTTAAAAAAACCTTCTTGTTGAACTTTACCATTGTCATAATAGTAAGTAGCTTTTACTTTATGTCCAACAGCTTCTAAAACTGGTTTAGTTTCTTGTGCAACTAAAATTCCAGAGAACAATATTGCAACTAAAATCACACACTTTTTCATATCTTTAGTTATTAATGTTTTAAAATCTATAAACAAATATAACTAATACTTTACATTAAAAAAACTTTTACTTAACAATTTGGTAACATTGAAGAAAAGCTTAACATTGGAAATTGAAAGTGTGTCTAAAATCAATACCATTCAATGTATCAATACATTACAAATTAATACGATTTTTAATTCAATAATTTATCAAGAGTAACATGTAAATCTGGCGACGAAGGTCTCGGAGCATCGGCACTAACAATATTTCCTGCTGGATCAATCAGGATAAATCTAGGAATTCCTGTTACCCCATAACTAACTACAAAATCAGATTCCCAATCCTTGTCAGCGAATAGTTGAACTCCTCCTAAGTTTTTATCACTTACAAACTTTTTCCATTTTTCGTAATCTTTAAGTTTATCAATTGATACACTTACAAATTCGATATTTTTACCATGATACTTTTCTTCTGTTTTTTGCAAGAAAGGAATTTCGGCTCTACAAGGTGCGCACCAAGTTGCCCAAAGGTCGATATAAACATATTTCCCTATTAAGTCAGAAAGCTTGGTTTTACCTCCTTTATAGTTTTCAAAATCAAAATTTGGAGAAGCAGTACCATTTAATTTTTTCATTTTAGCCGTACTCTCATATGTTTTTTCAGCATAAAATTTAGACTTTTCCAATGATTTTTTTACTGACTCTTTAAATTCAGGATCAAAATCACCTTTTTCAATATTTTCTGCATCGGTTTTTATCTTTGCTCCCAAAAGGTTCGCAAACTCAACAGCTTCTTTAGCAAAAGCTTCTTCTTCAAATTTTTCATCTCTTAATGCCATCTGAGCTAAAAAATTACTTTCATTACTACCTTTTCCTTTGTAAACAATTGTCTCATCAAACTGCTTAGCATCCATTGTTAAGTTAATGTCAGATCCTGGTTTTAAGTAAAGACTAGATGCCTCAGTCCCATCTGTAAATTGGTAAAATCCTTTTGGCGCATCAAATGTTGCAACAAAAGTTTCTTTTTTATCAATTGGAATCACTTGCTTGAAATTATTAGCGCCTCTAATTACAAGAGTATCGCTATTTCTATTATTGATTTTAGCAGTGAATTTAATTTTGCTTGCGTTGCCCTGTGCAAAAGTTACACCAACTGAAAACAACAGCAAAAAGGTTAATTTTTTCATATATATAATTTGTTTAGTTGAAGTAAAAATAAACATTTAAATAAACCAAAATAAAAAATAATTAAGAAGAACAGCATTAAACATTAGAAAACTAGACTTATTTAATTTTTGTGTTTACTTTTGCAATCTAAAATTTGGATCATGTATAGAAGTCATAATTGTGGCGAATTAAACGCCTCACACATTAATACAGAAGTTACACTAGCGGGCTGGGTTCAGAAATCGCGTGATAAGGGATTTATGAATTGGGTTGATTTACGCGACCGTTATGGAATCACACAACTTATTTTTGACGAAAGTCGTACTGATAAAACCGTTTTTGAAGCAGCAAAAACACTGGGAAGAGAATTTGTTATTCAAGTTAAAGGGATTGTTATTGAACGTGAGGACAAGAACAAAAACAAAAATATGATTACAGGTGACATAGAAATTCTTGTTACCGAATTAACGATCTTAAACGCTGCATTAACGCCTCCTTTTACAATAGAAGATGAAACTGATGGTGGAGAAGATATCAGAATGAAATATCGTTACCTTGATATTCGTCGTAATCCAGTAAAAAACAGTTTGCTTTTCCGTCATAAAGTGGCAATGGAAGTTCGTAAATATTTATCTGATTTGGATTTTTGCGAAGTTGAGACTCCATACCTAATAAAATCAACTCCAGAAGGAGCAAGAGATTTCGTTGTACCAAGCCGTATGAATGAAGGACAATTCTATGCTTTACCACAATCACCACAAACTTTTAAGCAATTATTGATGGTGGGTGGAATGGATAAATACTTCCAGATTGTAAAATGTTTCCGTGACGAAGATTTACGTGCAGACCGTCAGCCAGAGTTTACACAAATCGATTGCGAAATGGCATTCGTAGAACAAGAAGACATTTTAAATGTTTTTGAAGGATTGACAAGACATTTACTTAAAGAAATAAAAGGCATTGAAGTAGATAAATTCCCAAGAATTACTTACGACTATGCTATGAAAACATACGGAAATGACAAACCGGACATTCGTTTCGGAATGGAGTTTGGAGAATTAAACGAATTTGCACAACATAAAGAGTTCCCAGTATTTAATGCTGCCGAATTAGTGGTTGGTATTGCAGTTCCTGGAGCAGGAAATTATACTCGTAAAGAAATTGACGGATTAATTGACTGGGTAAAGCGTCCACAAGTAGGAGCATCAGGAATGGTGTATGCTAAATGCAATGACGACGGAACTTACAAATCATCTGTAGATAAATTCTATGACCAAGAAGACTTAACTAATTGGGCAAAAGCTACAGGAGCTAAACCTGGCGATATGATTTTTGTACTTTCGGGACCAGCTAATAAAACACGTGGTCAATTAAGTGCTTTACGTATGGAATTAGCAACTCGTTTAGGATTGCGTAAACCAGAAGAATTTGCACCGCTATGGGTAGTTGATTTTCCTTTATTAGAATTAGACGAAGAAACGGGTCGTTACCATGCAATGCACCACCCATTTACATCGCCTAAACCAGAAGACATGCAGTTATTAGAAACTGAACCTGGAAAAGTTCGTGCTAATGCTTACGATATGGTCCTAAACGGTAATGAAATTGGTGGAGGGTCTATTCGTATTCACGATAAAGCAACACAACAATTAATGTTCAAATACCTTGGATTTACTGAAGATGAGGCAAAAGCACAATTCGGATTTTTGATGGATGCATTCCAATTTGGGGCTCCACCACACGGAGGATTGGCTTTCGGATTAGACAGATTAGTAGCCATACTAGGTGGACAAGAGACAATTAGAGATTTTATCGCATTCCCTAAAAACAATTCGGGTCGTGATGTAATGATTGATGCTCCTGC is a genomic window containing:
- a CDS encoding PepSY domain-containing protein: MGLKKQIRFIHKWLGLTSGLIVFIISITGCIFCFHDEIKDITRKEWRLVEPQDKPFILPSVLQQKAKEILPNNKSSMISFYGKNRSAIVYTYSDTDNLYLYFNPYTGEYLKTENPETDFFLIVEHIHLYLLLPDYIGKHIIGGATIIFILLLITGIIQWWPKRKSDIKRSLSVKWSAKWRRVNYDWHKTSGFYISIIIAIIAITGLTFTYEWVGDGIYKTFNFGGDKALETKAPIVDPTKFDYNTTAAIDRALVQTMIKNPKSEMFYVTTPQQKGDAINTGAYPHSLRYDHQSNYYFHPYDGELIQSDPFEEKSLGLQVVEMNYGIHTGQILDLPGKIIAFIASLIAASLPVTGFMIWYGRNKKGKSSKK
- a CDS encoding toxin-antitoxin system YwqK family antitoxin is translated as MKKCVILVAILFSGILVAQETKPVLEAVGHKVKATYYYDNGKVQQEGFFKDGKLDGVWVAFDENGNKKSTGLYANGEKTGKWFFWNGSNLSEVDYSDSRVASVKNWKQDALANRN
- a CDS encoding TlpA disulfide reductase family protein, which gives rise to MKKLTFLLLFSVGVTFAQGNASKIKFTAKINNRNSDTLVIRGANNFKQVIPIDKKETFVATFDAPKGFYQFTDGTEASSLYLKPGSDINLTMDAKQFDETIVYKGKGSNESNFLAQMALRDEKFEEEAFAKEAVEFANLLGAKIKTDAENIEKGDFDPEFKESVKKSLEKSKFYAEKTYESTAKMKKLNGTASPNFDFENYKGGKTKLSDLIGKYVYIDLWATWCAPCRAEIPFLQKTEEKYHGKNIEFVSVSIDKLKDYEKWKKFVSDKNLGGVQLFADKDWESDFVVSYGVTGIPRFILIDPAGNIVSADAPRPSSPDLHVTLDKLLN
- the aspS gene encoding aspartate--tRNA ligase, producing MYRSHNCGELNASHINTEVTLAGWVQKSRDKGFMNWVDLRDRYGITQLIFDESRTDKTVFEAAKTLGREFVIQVKGIVIEREDKNKNKNMITGDIEILVTELTILNAALTPPFTIEDETDGGEDIRMKYRYLDIRRNPVKNSLLFRHKVAMEVRKYLSDLDFCEVETPYLIKSTPEGARDFVVPSRMNEGQFYALPQSPQTFKQLLMVGGMDKYFQIVKCFRDEDLRADRQPEFTQIDCEMAFVEQEDILNVFEGLTRHLLKEIKGIEVDKFPRITYDYAMKTYGNDKPDIRFGMEFGELNEFAQHKEFPVFNAAELVVGIAVPGAGNYTRKEIDGLIDWVKRPQVGASGMVYAKCNDDGTYKSSVDKFYDQEDLTNWAKATGAKPGDMIFVLSGPANKTRGQLSALRMELATRLGLRKPEEFAPLWVVDFPLLELDEETGRYHAMHHPFTSPKPEDMQLLETEPGKVRANAYDMVLNGNEIGGGSIRIHDKATQQLMFKYLGFTEDEAKAQFGFLMDAFQFGAPPHGGLAFGLDRLVAILGGQETIRDFIAFPKNNSGRDVMIDAPAAIDALQLKELHIKIDAI